The Candidatus Nanopelagicus abundans genome includes a region encoding these proteins:
- a CDS encoding aminotransferase class V-fold PLP-dependent enzyme — MVRITGDFQQERVLHPAAISLLPQFFTTGWADPAKLNNSSRQVNILLEQVRQSFAKALNVRSDEIEFLGEPDLGFQLGIAGLLNAESKLFYSSIDRQKVFAITANEKNNGRTVTELPVNGDGVIKESEIGLSDLLIWQVANGETGNIQSAPKSGANIFADCTSSGVDLLPNFNYQTALFDSRSWAGPAGVGILVIKSSATWRNPLPHNDLNRTPNTYSLPLLLASAVALENYLSQTDIRSKLKNEIIGFIKEQITDVDIASSANGLGKFLSLSIKGVEADRLLLDLEDLGFAVESGSACKSADMKPSHVLAAMGKPITGNIRLTIHKEITSEIVKHFCQALKTSVSKLRSN; from the coding sequence GTGGTTCGCATCACAGGCGATTTCCAACAGGAAAGAGTGCTGCACCCTGCCGCCATTTCGCTACTTCCGCAGTTTTTTACTACCGGGTGGGCGGACCCAGCTAAATTAAATAATAGCTCGCGTCAGGTGAACATTCTATTAGAGCAGGTGCGCCAAAGTTTTGCTAAGGCATTAAATGTTAGAAGCGATGAGATTGAATTTTTAGGTGAACCTGACCTTGGCTTTCAGCTAGGTATCGCAGGTCTATTAAACGCTGAGAGTAAATTGTTTTATTCAAGTATTGATCGTCAAAAAGTTTTCGCAATAACAGCAAATGAAAAAAATAATGGCCGAACTGTTACTGAACTACCAGTAAATGGTGATGGCGTAATTAAAGAAAGTGAAATCGGATTAAGTGATCTTTTAATCTGGCAGGTTGCAAACGGGGAAACTGGAAATATCCAAAGTGCACCAAAAAGTGGCGCAAATATTTTTGCTGACTGCACAAGTAGTGGAGTTGATTTACTGCCTAATTTCAATTATCAAACTGCTTTATTTGATAGCCGCTCATGGGCGGGACCAGCCGGAGTTGGCATATTAGTTATTAAATCATCAGCTACTTGGCGCAATCCCCTACCCCATAATGATTTAAATCGAACTCCTAATACATACTCACTACCCCTATTACTAGCTAGTGCGGTAGCACTTGAGAATTACCTATCACAAACTGATATTCGATCTAAATTAAAAAATGAAATAATCGGTTTTATTAAAGAGCAGATCACCGATGTTGATATCGCATCTAGCGCTAATGGCCTTGGAAAGTTTCTTTCTCTTTCAATTAAAGGTGTTGAGGCAGATCGCTTATTACTTGATTTAGAGGATCTAGGCTTTGCAGTTGAATCAGGCTCAGCCTGTAAATCAGCTGATATGAAACCATCTCATGTATTAGCTGCAATGGGTAAACCAATTACTGGAAATATTAGATTAACGATTCATAAAGAGATTACATCTGAGATTGTTAAGCATTTCTGCCAAGCACTTAAAACTAGCGTTTCAAAACTACGTTCTAATTAA
- the coxB gene encoding cytochrome c oxidase subunit II: MRQAHFKFISTLPAATFLLTSCSGEVSGLGFEEGVSSVNDQSLSLWQGAWISAAVVGVFTLILILWPVFFHRKKDENFPKQTQYNIPVEIAYTVIPFIIVAVLFYFTAQRESRILKISPDNQVSHFIDVVGFQWSWQFKYKDAGDYKSATVTGTPAQPPTLYLPLGENVRFTLTANDVVHGFWIPAFMIQMQNLPGVTNQLEFSATKLGTFPGRCNILCGRNHSQMLFNVKVVTPAEYESYIQSLVAEEKAVIS, from the coding sequence ATGCGCCAGGCTCACTTTAAATTCATCTCAACTTTGCCGGCCGCCACCTTCTTACTTACTAGCTGCTCAGGTGAAGTATCTGGCCTTGGGTTTGAAGAGGGAGTTTCTAGCGTAAATGATCAATCACTCTCACTCTGGCAAGGGGCTTGGATATCAGCTGCAGTGGTTGGAGTATTTACATTAATTTTAATTTTATGGCCAGTTTTCTTTCATCGTAAAAAAGATGAAAACTTTCCAAAGCAAACCCAGTACAACATTCCGGTAGAGATTGCTTACACCGTCATACCTTTTATTATCGTGGCAGTACTTTTCTATTTCACCGCTCAGCGTGAATCTCGAATTTTAAAGATCTCACCAGATAATCAGGTCTCACACTTTATTGATGTAGTTGGTTTCCAGTGGTCATGGCAGTTTAAGTACAAAGATGCTGGTGATTACAAGAGTGCCACTGTTACTGGAACTCCAGCGCAGCCACCAACGCTGTACTTACCATTGGGTGAAAATGTAAGATTCACATTAACTGCAAATGATGTAGTTCACGGCTTTTGGATACCAGCTTTTATGATTCAAATGCAAAATTTACCTGGAGTAACAAATCAACTTGAATTCTCAGCAACCAAATTAGGAACCTTCCCGGGTAGGTGTAATATTTTGTGCGGAAGAAATCACTCACAGATGTTATTTAACGTTAAAGTAGTAACCCCAGCAGAGTATGAGAGTTATATTCAATCCTTGGTAGCCGAAGAGAAAGCAGTGATTTCATGA
- the ctaD gene encoding cytochrome c oxidase subunit I, with product MTTYAQRPVISSSASAPAPTSKGRLLVKWLTSTDHKTIGYLYLITSFAWFLIAGLLALLLRGELARPGMQFLSNEQYNQIFTMHGTIMLLMFATPLFVGFANVIMPLQIGAADVAFPRLNMLSYWLYLFGGTMAFIGFITPGGAASFGWTAYAPLSRVEYSPGIGADLWLVGLAIGGLGTILGGVNFVTTILTMRAPGMTMFRMSIFSWNVLLTSILVLIAFPPLAAAFLALESDRLFGSHIFDPANGGAMLWQHLFWFFGHPEVYILALPFFGIATEILPVFSRKPIFGYKGLIAATIAIAALSVAVWAHHMYASGQVLLPFFSFMTFLIGVPTGVKFFNWIGTMWRGSVTFETPMLFVLGFLVTFLFGGITGIILASPPLDFAVSASYFVVAHFHYVLFGTVVFAMFAGFYFWWPKMTGKMLNETLGKIHFWTLFFGFHITFLIQHWLGIKGFPRRYADYLASDGFTFMNMVSTVGSGLLALSMIPFAINIWITRSTPSVTTDDPWGYGSSLEWATSCPPPRHNFKSMPRIRSERPAFDLHYPHMAAKADH from the coding sequence ATGACCACCTACGCCCAGCGCCCAGTTATCTCATCATCTGCTTCAGCACCAGCGCCAACTTCAAAAGGAAGACTACTTGTTAAGTGGCTTACTTCAACTGATCACAAGACAATCGGCTATTTATATTTAATTACTTCATTTGCTTGGTTTTTAATTGCTGGATTACTTGCATTATTACTCCGAGGTGAACTAGCTCGTCCGGGAATGCAATTTTTAAGTAATGAGCAGTACAACCAAATCTTTACAATGCATGGAACTATTATGTTGTTAATGTTTGCAACACCATTATTTGTTGGTTTTGCTAATGTGATTATGCCTCTACAAATTGGTGCAGCAGATGTGGCATTTCCAAGATTAAATATGCTCTCTTATTGGTTGTATTTATTTGGCGGAACAATGGCATTTATCGGATTTATTACACCAGGAGGTGCTGCCTCCTTTGGTTGGACTGCCTACGCCCCACTTTCCAGAGTTGAATACTCACCAGGTATTGGCGCAGATCTTTGGTTAGTTGGTCTTGCAATTGGTGGACTTGGCACAATCCTTGGCGGAGTTAACTTTGTAACCACAATTTTAACTATGCGAGCACCTGGTATGACTATGTTTAGAATGTCAATATTTAGTTGGAACGTATTGCTAACTTCAATTTTAGTTTTAATTGCATTCCCACCACTTGCAGCAGCGTTTTTAGCACTTGAATCTGATCGATTATTTGGTTCTCATATCTTTGATCCAGCAAATGGCGGAGCTATGCTCTGGCAACATTTGTTTTGGTTTTTCGGCCATCCTGAGGTTTATATCTTGGCGCTGCCATTCTTTGGAATTGCAACTGAAATCTTGCCAGTCTTTTCTCGCAAACCAATCTTTGGATATAAAGGCTTAATCGCAGCAACTATTGCAATTGCTGCCTTATCTGTCGCAGTTTGGGCACACCATATGTATGCAAGTGGGCAAGTGCTCTTGCCGTTCTTCTCGTTTATGACATTTTTAATTGGTGTTCCTACCGGCGTTAAGTTCTTTAACTGGATCGGCACGATGTGGCGAGGATCAGTTACCTTTGAAACCCCGATGCTTTTTGTTCTAGGTTTCTTAGTAACATTTTTATTTGGTGGAATTACTGGAATTATTTTGGCTTCACCACCACTTGATTTCGCAGTCTCTGCTTCCTACTTCGTAGTTGCTCACTTCCATTATGTGTTATTTGGAACAGTGGTCTTTGCTATGTTTGCTGGTTTCTACTTCTGGTGGCCAAAGATGACTGGCAAGATGCTAAATGAGACTCTAGGTAAAATTCACTTCTGGACCTTATTTTTTGGCTTCCACATAACATTTTTAATTCAGCACTGGCTAGGAATTAAAGGTTTCCCACGTCGTTATGCTGATTACCTAGCGAGTGATGGCTTCACATTTATGAATATGGTTTCAACTGTTGGTTCAGGCTTGCTTGCACTTTCAATGATTCCATTTGCAATTAATATTTGGATTACTCGCTCAACACCTTCAGTCACAACTGATGATCCTTGGGGTTATGGCTCCTCTCTTGAGTGGGCAACCTCATGTCCACCGCCAAGGCACAACTTTAAATCAATGCCAAGAATTAGAAGTGAGCGACCAGCATTTGATCTTCACTACCCACATATGGCAGCAAAGGCAGATCACTAA
- a CDS encoding cytochrome c oxidase subunit 4 yields MKTGWMLFVGLAIFYAILAVIYWQVGGEAVGITAISLSAGLSIIVGFYLWFTNRRLGNLLPEDNVQGEIADSAGELGFFSPHSWWPLPLALSICAVGTGLIIGWWLVLIAVGAMIISIIGLVLQYERPSNSVH; encoded by the coding sequence ATGAAAACTGGTTGGATGCTATTTGTTGGTCTTGCAATTTTTTACGCAATCCTTGCAGTTATTTATTGGCAAGTTGGTGGAGAAGCTGTCGGTATCACCGCTATTTCATTAAGTGCTGGGCTATCAATAATCGTGGGATTTTATCTATGGTTTACTAACCGAAGATTAGGAAATTTATTACCTGAAGATAATGTGCAAGGTGAGATTGCAGATTCTGCTGGTGAACTTGGTTTCTTTTCACCTCATTCATGGTGGCCTCTGCCGCTGGCATTATCAATTTGCGCAGTTGGTACTGGATTAATAATTGGCTGGTGGCTGGTGTTAATTGCCGTGGGGGCGATGATAATTTCAATAATTGGTCTTGTTTTACAGTATGAACGCCCTTCTAACTCTGTGCACTAG
- a CDS encoding polyketide cyclase / dehydrase and lipid transport, with protein sequence MAERAEILDTSTPLLFKAQIKINVPAKKIFDFISRPSNHPLMDGSGMVKGRFKGPEQLYLGAKFGMKMKLGIPYVITNQVVEFKDSNQIAWQHLLRNVWRYELQEIDPSTTLVIETWDGRNALSRWWVSDSGEWVPKAMAKTLVKLKGICES encoded by the coding sequence ATGGCAGAGCGAGCTGAGATACTTGATACCTCAACACCTTTATTATTTAAAGCGCAAATTAAAATAAATGTCCCTGCTAAAAAGATATTTGATTTCATATCCAGGCCAAGTAATCATCCTTTAATGGATGGCTCAGGGATGGTTAAAGGCAGGTTCAAAGGACCAGAACAGCTTTATTTAGGGGCAAAATTTGGAATGAAAATGAAACTTGGCATTCCTTATGTGATAACAAATCAGGTAGTTGAGTTTAAAGATAGTAATCAAATTGCTTGGCAACACCTACTTCGTAATGTTTGGCGATATGAATTACAAGAAATTGATCCAAGTACCACATTAGTTATTGAAACTTGGGATGGCAGAAATGCTTTATCAAGATGGTGGGTAAGTGATTCAGGTGAGTGGGTTCCAAAAGCTATGGCCAAAACTCTAGTTAAGTTAAAAGGTATTTGCGAAAGCTAA